The genome window CTATGGAAGCCGGTGTGTAAAGCCGCCGGTTATCTATGGCGACATCAGCCGTCCTGCTGATATGACGGTGCGGTGGAGCACATTTGCCGCTGCCCAAACCGACAAACCCATGAAAGGCATGTTGACCGGCCCGGTTACCATTTTGCAATGGTCGTTTGTACGCGATGACCAGCCGCGTGAGCAGACCAGCAACCAAATTGCGCTGGCGATTCACGATGAAGTGCTGGCATTGGAGAAAGCCGGAATCGGCATTATCCAGATCGACGAGGCCGCCATCCGCGAGGGTTTGCCGCTCCGCAAAGCCAAGCGCCCGCATTACCTGGCATGGGCTGTACGAGGATTCCGCATCACCGCCAGCGGCGTTCAGGACCGGACGCAGATCCATACGCACATGTGTTACAGTGAATTTAATGATATCATTGAACACATTGCCGCAATGGATGCCGATGTGATCACCATTGAAACATCCCGCTCGCAGATGGAGTTGTTGCAGGCATTCGCGCATTTCGAATATCCAAACGAAATCGGGCCAGGTGTTTACGACATTCATTCTCCGCGCGTGCCAACCACAGAAGAAATGAGCTCGCTGCTGGCCAAAGCGGCAGATCTGTTGCCGGCACAAAATCTCTGGGTTAACCCGGATTGCGGTTTGAAAACGCGTAAATGGCCTGAAACGAAAGCTGCTCTGGAAAATATGGTAGCTGCTGCCAGACAGGCGCGGGAGCAAATTGCAACAGAAGTGTAAATCAAAATCAGGAAGTGCGGGCATTCCATTACGGGCATTCCATCATATATTTGAACAAAAAAATTAAAAAGCAGCAAGGAGCCGTATTCAAACTACCATTTATGTTTTTAGAAAAGATCAAATCCAGACAGTCCGGTGTAATGCTTTACGGCATCACTCCTCCAAAGGCAGGCACAACCCCTGAGCGGGTTGCAGAAATCGCAGATAAAACAATTGCCCGCCTTTCGTCCCTGGATATCGATGCACTCGTCGTATATGACGTACAAGATGAATCTGCCAGGACGAATCAGGAAAGGCCGTTCCCATTTATCAACGCAATGGATCCCCTTGATTTTGCCTCTGAACATCTGGGTAGTTTGAATGTCCCTAAAATCATTTACCGGCCCGCAGGTAAATTTACCAATGCAGAATTAACAGATTGGCTCGAAAAGTTGCATCAGCAGACATTCTATCCTGTTTTTGTAGGCGTTCCTGCGCCGGATTTTCAGGTGAAGACCAGTCTTTCGGAAGCCTACAAAATTTGGGAAAAGCACAAGGTTACGTCCGTTATCGGAGCAGTGACCATTCCGGAAAGACATCATGTATTAAAGGATGAGGATGTAAGGATACTCGACAAGATGAGCAGCGGCGTTTCTTATTTCATATCCCAATGTGTTTTTGATCTGGATTATGCAAAGCAGCTTATCGCGGACCTTTCGGCCAGCTGCAAAAGCAAGCAGACAGACCCGCCAACGATCATCTTTACAATCACAGCCTGCGGATCTGCCAAAACGCTCGATTTTATGGAGTGGCTGGGCATTCACTTGCCTGCTCAGGTAAAGGAAGATCTCCGTCAGGCAGACGATATGCTTGAAAGGTCCGTGGAAATATGCCTTGAAATCGCCTCAGAGCTTACCGCGTTTTGCATGGAACATGCAATTCCCTTTGGCTTCAATATAGAAAGTGTTGCAATCCGTAAAGCGGAGATCGAAGCTTCTATTGATATGGCATCTGCAATAAATCAATTGCTTAAAGATGCAGGATTAAGGAATTGAAAACGGTAAATAGTTTTGCCGTTTTCATTCACCTGCTAGGAAGTTTTCGGTAGAGTAACCGTGCCCCACCATAAGCTGCATACGTCTCTTATGCTGGAAAATGACTGGAAAGCTTTTCCCGTTTTTACAAGATAGGCACTGGCAAGCCCCGCGTAACT of Dyadobacter chenhuakuii contains these proteins:
- a CDS encoding methylenetetrahydrofolate reductase, which produces MFLEKIKSRQSGVMLYGITPPKAGTTPERVAEIADKTIARLSSLDIDALVVYDVQDESARTNQERPFPFINAMDPLDFASEHLGSLNVPKIIYRPAGKFTNAELTDWLEKLHQQTFYPVFVGVPAPDFQVKTSLSEAYKIWEKHKVTSVIGAVTIPERHHVLKDEDVRILDKMSSGVSYFISQCVFDLDYAKQLIADLSASCKSKQTDPPTIIFTITACGSAKTLDFMEWLGIHLPAQVKEDLRQADDMLERSVEICLEIASELTAFCMEHAIPFGFNIESVAIRKAEIEASIDMASAINQLLKDAGLRN